GCATCACGCCCGCTAGCGGCAGGGGCGTGACACCATCCGCGGTGAAGTCGAAGGCCCCCACCTCCACCGCGCGGCCCACGGCGGCTGACCTGGAAGCCGCATTCGGCATCCCCCCGAACATCTGTTCGACCTGGGCTGGAGCGCGCAACACGTCATCCGCACCGTCTATGATTGTCCGGACATGCTCCCTTCCAGAGTCTTTCTTCTCATTCCTCTCATCATCCTCTTCGGTGTGTCCAGCGCGTGGGCACAGCCATACGAGCGTACACAATACGAAGGGCTGGAGCTGTGCCGTGGTGACAGGACCGTGACCTATGCGATGACCACCTCGGGTGGCCACCCGACCGCTGAAGAAAGGGCCGCGGTCACCGCCGCGTTCAACACCTGGAACCAGGCCGTGGCCAGTTGCTCGGACCTGGTGTTCACACCCGGCGAGGATGTGCCCCATCCCGCACCGCGACCTCTCGACGGGAAGATGCTGGTGACCTTCCGCCAGGTGAACTGCCCGGACATCGTCCCCGATGACGATGCCTGCTGGCAGAATGAATCGTGTCACGACAAGTATGACTGTTGGCCCTTCGCGCCAAGGGACGTCGTCGATGAGACGAGCTATTTCCGGGTGTCCACCGGTGAGATTCTCGGCACCGAGATCAGCCTCAACAACAGCAATGGCATGCTCACCACGCTGGACGGTCCCCCCTGCGACGAGGGAGTCATCGAGCCCGGCTGCGTCATCGGAGATGTCCAGAGCCTGGTGACACGCTCCATCGGCGAGGGGCTGGGGCTCGCCCTGCTGACACGCACCGATTCCACGATGTCTCGTGTCCTGCCATGGGGCGATACGCAGAAGCGCATCATCGACCCAGGTACGCTCCAAGGCATCTGCGAGACCTACCCTCGAGGGCTGCCAACCCCCGGGTGCATCATCTCAACGGATGGCGGCGTCCCGGATGGAGGGGACGGCGTCCCGTCCGGCGATGGTGGCGTGCAGGAGGCTGACGGTGGTGTCCCGGACGCTGGTGACAGCGTCCCTGACGGCGATGGCGGCGCTCCGTCCAAGTCTGGCTGCACCACCACCTCCTCGGTGCCACTCCTCGGAGCGCTCATGCTCCTGCTGGGGGCTCGACGCACTCGCCAACGCTCACGGGGCTGAACACGGGCACGAGGTTGCCGCTCCAGATGACGGACGGGTTCTGGCAAGGCTGGACGGTGGCCTACAACGGCGCGGGCACCGTCTATCCCGCGACGGCCCCCGGGACACGTTCTTCATCGGCACCAACGAAGGAGCGACGGACTCGCTGGTGCAGGTCACACCTGACGCGGGTGAACACGTCCACCGCGAATGTCCTGCTTGAGCAGCCCCGCGAAAGTCCACTTGCGGCGTCCTGGCCTTCCTCGGCTCCTGCCTCGCCGCCCCCTGGAGCACCATCCTCGCCTCCTCCTCGCCCGCTTGGGGGAGCACGGCGCGACAGGAGGTCCCCGGCGTGCCCCCATCGCCGATCCCATCGCGTCGACGAGGAGGCTGGGCGAGAATCGGGCCATGCCGATCCTGCCGAAAGAGCGAGACCCGAGGCTGATCACGATTCGTCGTGGCGGGAGCCTGACCGACGAGGACCACCACCTGCTCGCGGAGTGGGCTGCCCTCTGCGCGGAGCACGTCCTGCCCTTCTTCGAGAACGCGTGCCCGGAGGACGCGCGCCCCCGAGATGCCATCGCCGTGGGACGAGCGTGGATCAGGGGCGAAGTGCGGATGCGTGACGCCCACCAAACCGCGTTCGTGGCCAACGCCGCGGCTCGAGGGTTGCCTGACCCGGCCAGGTTCGCGGCTCTCGCGGCAGGCCAGGCGGTGGCCGTCGCCCACGTCGCTGCGCACTACTTGGGCGCGGCAGCGTACGCCATCCGGGCCGCCGCCGCTTCGGTCGCCGTGGGTAAGGCGGAAGGGGCCCGTCTGCAGGAGCTCGGATGGCAGCGGGAACGGCTCCCCGCCACCCTCCGAGAGCTGGTCCTCGAAGACCAGCGGACGCGGAACGACATCTGCTGGGGCGTCTTCACCGGGTGACGCAGGCCCGAGACTTCACGCATTCGCGGTGCCGGGCCGGATTGCGGCCGCCGGGAAGCCCGAGGAGCCGTACGGCCCGGTGAGAACGTGCGCCACCACCAGACGCTGGCCGTGCGCCTGGACGAAGTGCTCCGCCTCCACAGCGAGTTGGTGATGCGCGAGCGGCTGACGGTGCGGCGGGCGCGAACACCGGCTCGCGGCGATTCAGGAGGCGACGAGGTCCACCGCAATGAGACCAACGGCGCGGGGCGCGAGCTCGAGGCCGAGACGCCCGTGGGGGCCACGGTGGTGCTGGACTACAACCGGGCCTACAACCCCACTTGTGCCTTCTCCGCCTACAGCCTGTGCCCGCTGTCGCCGCGCCAGAACCGGCTTCCCTTGCGCGTGCCGGCAAGCGAGAAACGCCCGCAGAGTCAGTGAGCGCCGCGTCTCCCCTTCCGCTGTCGGAGGTCTGATGATGAAGCCCCTGCACCTCGCCGTGCTCCGGATGCTGCCCGCGCTCTGTCTCGCGTGTGCCCACCCGCCCCAGGCGCCCCGCGAGGCGCCGGTTGCTGCACCCGCGCTCACCTACGAGACCTACACCGTCGGAGCAGGCGAGCCCGAGGCGATGCTCGTCGCGCTGCACTACTCCGGGTCCACACCCGGGTTCTGGAGGCCGCTGCTCGAGGACTGGCGCACCCCGACCCGCGTCGTGCTTCCGCGCGGCCCGCACCCGCGCAGGGAGGGCTTCACCTGGTTCGCCGCCGGCCACGAGCAGAAGGTGACCGCGGAGAAGACCGCCGATGTGGCGCAGATGGCCGCGCGGCTCGCAGAGCTCATCCGCGAGCTGCGCGCCGCACACCCCCGCATCCGCCGCGTCGCCGTGACGGGCTTCTCCTACGGCGGAGACCTCGCCTGGGCGCTCGCGCTGCGCCACCCGGAGCAGGTGGATGTCGCGGTGCCCATGGGCTCGCGCTTGCTCGGAGACCCCACGCCCGGTGCACCGGCCACGCGGCGCGTGTGGGTGCTGCAAGGCGAAGTCGACCCCATCATCACTGCCCCGCAGACCGCGGCGCGCGTGGACGCACTGAAGGCAGCCGGTGTCCCCATCGACGTGAAGGTCTACCCTGGCCTCGGCCACGACTTCTCACCGCAGCTCATCGAAGACTGGCGCACCTTCCTGCAGCAGCAGCTGCGCACGGAGGCGCAGCGATGACGTGGACCCTGGTTGGCGAGGCCGCTTCTCCCTGGTCCGAAAAGGCCCGCTGGGCGCTGGACCACCACCGCCTCGCGTATGCGTACCGCGAGCACTACCCGCTCATCGGCGAACTCTCGCTGCGGCTGCGGGCGCGGCGGCTGAAGGGCCGCGTGAGCACGCCCATGCTGCTCACGCCCGAAGGCCCGCTCATCGACTCCTTCCACATCGCCCGCTACGCGGACGCGCACGGCAGCGCGCCCACGCTCTTTCCGGCCGAGCACGCCGAGGAGATCGCCGCCTGGAACGCCCGCAGCGAGGCCGCGCTCGGCGCGGCGCGAGTGCGCTACCTCGACCGGCTCGCGAACGACCGCGCCGCGAAGCTGGAGCAGCAGCCACCCGCCTTCCCTGGTTTCGTGCGCCAGCTCTCGGTGCCCG
This region of Myxococcus xanthus genomic DNA includes:
- a CDS encoding DUF1684 domain-containing protein, encoding MRHHQTLAVRLDEVLRLHSELVMRERLTVRRARTPARGDSGGDEVHRNETNGAGRELEAETPVGATVVLDYNRAYNPTCAFSAYSLCPLSPRQNRLPLRVPASEKRPQSQ
- a CDS encoding alpha/beta hydrolase: MMKPLHLAVLRMLPALCLACAHPPQAPREAPVAAPALTYETYTVGAGEPEAMLVALHYSGSTPGFWRPLLEDWRTPTRVVLPRGPHPRREGFTWFAAGHEQKVTAEKTADVAQMAARLAELIRELRAAHPRIRRVAVTGFSYGGDLAWALALRHPEQVDVAVPMGSRLLGDPTPGAPATRRVWVLQGEVDPIITAPQTAARVDALKAAGVPIDVKVYPGLGHDFSPQLIEDWRTFLQQQLRTEAQR
- a CDS encoding MYXO-CTERM-anchored inactivated metalloprotease, which produces MLPSRVFLLIPLIILFGVSSAWAQPYERTQYEGLELCRGDRTVTYAMTTSGGHPTAEERAAVTAAFNTWNQAVASCSDLVFTPGEDVPHPAPRPLDGKMLVTFRQVNCPDIVPDDDACWQNESCHDKYDCWPFAPRDVVDETSYFRVSTGEILGTEISLNNSNGMLTTLDGPPCDEGVIEPGCVIGDVQSLVTRSIGEGLGLALLTRTDSTMSRVLPWGDTQKRIIDPGTLQGICETYPRGLPTPGCIISTDGGVPDGGDGVPSGDGGVQEADGGVPDAGDSVPDGDGGAPSKSGCTTTSSVPLLGALMLLLGARRTRQRSRG
- a CDS encoding glutathione S-transferase N-terminal domain-containing protein gives rise to the protein MTWTLVGEAASPWSEKARWALDHHRLAYAYREHYPLIGELSLRLRARRLKGRVSTPMLLTPEGPLIDSFHIARYADAHGSAPTLFPAEHAEEIAAWNARSEAALGAARVRYLDRLANDRAAKLEQQPPAFPGFVRQLSVPAVDLAMTFLRRKYGMPDSTAAEATLVFELEALQRALAGGKRHLVANRLTYADLAMAVTLQFVSPVDGGHIAVGPATRAAGIHPQLCARYPDIVAWRDALYARHRRSEQPAEPVQE
- a CDS encoding putative immunity protein; translation: MPILPKERDPRLITIRRGGSLTDEDHHLLAEWAALCAEHVLPFFENACPEDARPRDAIAVGRAWIRGEVRMRDAHQTAFVANAAARGLPDPARFAALAAGQAVAVAHVAAHYLGAAAYAIRAAAASVAVGKAEGARLQELGWQRERLPATLRELVLEDQRTRNDICWGVFTG